A window of the Elusimicrobiota bacterium genome harbors these coding sequences:
- a CDS encoding response regulator, producing the protein MHIIIADDEPLYIDVLKHAFSDFDFAGEISVAYTLKEYKELVAKKRPDMALLDLHLPDGKSTQVLTYPPESNPFPVVIISGSGDEKAAVEALKAGASDYIVKSEETFREMPHVVQRVMREWGLLQAHKRMEQELHESEVYSKTILESISTGFVIIDAESHKIVDANSVALALFDAPKEKVVGSICHNFICPMELGKCPVSDLGQRVDNSERVLLNVRGEKIPVLKTISSVMLGGRKYLLENFVDITARKRGETKMALLMKLEQEARGEAEMANRAKGDFLAIVSHELRTPLTIIMGWVWMLRSSELKTEEREYALEAIQRSMESQHRIIDDLIDLSAFSRGNLHLERKPLDLAALLNSIFESLRRLSDAHSIRLVSDIKGPVGVFGDANRLHQVFTNLLNNALQFTPDGGEICLRLRKHDGHALVEMQDNGKGIAPDFLPHVFDPFRQGENPLTRKHQGLGLGLAIVKNIVELHDGTVTVRSPGAGRGSVFSVDLPVIPWAAEESKNAALAKTDVAASQDLSGLRILVVEDDPDTRDLLQKLLARCGAQVETAASAADAMAAFDKQTPEILICDIAMPDEDGYSLIRRVRGLGGGRGAVPAMALTALTRQEDRTQALLAGFQMYLSKPVKPAELFAAVRSLAGWR; encoded by the coding sequence ATGCATATTATAATCGCTGACGATGAGCCGCTTTACATTGACGTTCTCAAGCACGCCTTTAGTGACTTTGATTTCGCGGGAGAAATATCCGTGGCGTATACACTGAAGGAATACAAGGAACTGGTCGCAAAAAAGCGGCCGGACATGGCCCTTTTGGACCTTCACCTGCCGGACGGCAAATCCACGCAGGTTCTTACCTATCCTCCCGAGAGCAATCCCTTCCCCGTGGTGATCATATCCGGCAGCGGCGATGAAAAAGCCGCCGTGGAGGCCCTAAAGGCCGGCGCCAGTGATTATATCGTAAAATCCGAAGAGACTTTCCGCGAGATGCCGCACGTTGTGCAGCGGGTCATGCGCGAATGGGGCCTGCTCCAGGCGCACAAGCGGATGGAGCAGGAGCTGCATGAGAGCGAGGTCTATTCAAAGACCATATTAGAGAGCATAAGCACCGGCTTCGTGATAATCGATGCCGAATCGCATAAGATCGTTGACGCGAACTCCGTGGCGCTTGCGCTGTTCGACGCGCCCAAAGAAAAAGTTGTCGGTTCGATATGCCATAACTTCATCTGCCCCATGGAACTCGGCAAATGCCCCGTTTCCGACCTGGGCCAGCGCGTGGATAATTCGGAGCGCGTCCTGCTTAATGTGCGTGGAGAAAAGATCCCGGTCCTTAAAACCATTTCATCGGTTATGCTTGGCGGCCGCAAATATCTGCTTGAAAATTTCGTGGACATCACCGCGCGCAAGCGGGGGGAGACGAAAATGGCGCTTCTTATGAAGCTTGAGCAGGAGGCCCGGGGCGAGGCTGAGATGGCCAACAGAGCTAAAGGCGATTTCCTGGCTATCGTATCGCACGAACTGCGCACCCCGCTGACCATTATCATGGGCTGGGTCTGGATGCTGCGTTCCAGCGAGCTTAAAACCGAGGAGCGCGAGTACGCTCTGGAAGCCATCCAGCGCAGCATGGAGTCCCAGCACCGGATCATAGACGACCTCATAGACTTGTCAGCATTCTCCCGGGGGAATCTGCACCTGGAACGCAAGCCCCTCGATCTGGCCGCCCTTCTGAATTCCATTTTTGAATCCTTGCGCCGCCTGTCCGATGCGCACTCCATTCGGCTGGTGAGCGATATCAAGGGTCCGGTCGGCGTTTTTGGCGACGCCAACCGGCTGCACCAGGTTTTCACAAATCTCCTGAACAACGCCCTCCAGTTCACGCCGGACGGGGGAGAGATATGCCTCCGGCTGCGTAAGCATGACGGCCATGCCCTGGTCGAGATGCAGGACAACGGGAAAGGCATCGCGCCCGATTTTCTCCCGCATGTCTTTGACCCGTTCCGGCAAGGCGAGAATCCCCTGACCCGTAAGCACCAGGGCCTGGGCCTGGGCCTGGCTATTGTCAAGAACATCGTGGAACTTCACGACGGTACTGTGACCGTCCGCAGCCCCGGCGCGGGCCGCGGCTCGGTTTTCAGCGTGGACCTGCCGGTCATTCCCTGGGCTGCGGAGGAAAGCAAGAATGCCGCCCTCGCCAAGACCGATGTAGCCGCCTCCCAGGACCTCTCCGGCCTGCGCATACTGGTGGTTGAGGACGACCCCGACACGCGCGATCTGCTTCAAAAGCTGTTGGCGCGCTGCGGGGCGCAGGTAGAGACCGCGGCCTCGGCCGCGGATGCCATGGCGGCCTTTGATAAGCAGACTCCTGAAATATTGATCTGCGACATCGCCATGCCCGACGAGGACGGCTATTCCCTTATCCGAAGGGTGCGCGGCCTGGGCGGAGGGCGCGGCGCTGTGCCGGCCATGGCGCTGACCGCGCTCACCCGCCAGGAGGATCGCACCCAGGCGCTGCTGGCCGGGTTTCAGATGTACCTGTCCAAGCCCGTGAAGCCCGCCGAACTCTTCGCCGCGGTGCGGTCTCTGGCCGGCTGGCGCTGA
- a CDS encoding sugar phosphate nucleotidyltransferase, translating into MKTEFTAVVPVAGAGTRLRPHTYTYPKVLLTVGNKPIIGHIMDDLSAAGIKNICLVTGYLGGKIKEYIGRNYKGLKISYVEQPEPKGLGHAIWLTRRCVTGPVLVMLGDTIISADLGKFLNSKDDCIAVKEVADPRRFGVVEVGNGYIKSMVEKPEHPPSNLAIVGIYSFKKSAKLYGSLERLVKSGRTTRGEIQFTDALSLMLKGGHKLKPVVIDGWYDCGKPETLLETNRYILDRKKFPVKAKNSLIIPPVYIAPTARVSNSIIGPYVSIGEGAVIDSSIVSNSIINENASIKAMNLQDSLVGPSAAITGRKDRLNVGENSEIKFDRSVLG; encoded by the coding sequence ATGAAAACAGAATTTACGGCCGTGGTGCCTGTGGCCGGCGCCGGCACGCGCCTGCGCCCTCATACTTACACCTATCCCAAAGTCCTTTTAACCGTTGGTAATAAACCTATAATCGGCCATATCATGGACGATCTCTCCGCCGCCGGCATAAAGAATATCTGTCTGGTAACCGGCTATCTGGGCGGGAAGATAAAAGAATACATCGGCCGCAATTATAAGGGCCTGAAAATTTCATATGTCGAGCAGCCGGAGCCGAAGGGCCTTGGCCACGCTATATGGCTGACGCGCCGCTGCGTCACCGGGCCGGTATTGGTAATGCTGGGCGACACTATAATTTCGGCCGACCTGGGCAAGTTCCTTAATTCAAAGGACGATTGCATAGCCGTGAAGGAAGTGGCCGATCCGCGCCGTTTCGGCGTGGTGGAAGTCGGCAACGGCTACATAAAGAGCATGGTGGAAAAACCGGAACATCCTCCCTCAAACCTGGCCATAGTGGGTATTTACTCTTTTAAAAAATCCGCCAAGCTTTACGGCAGTCTGGAGCGGCTGGTAAAATCAGGCCGCACCACCAGGGGCGAGATACAGTTTACCGACGCGCTGTCGCTTATGCTCAAGGGGGGCCATAAGCTTAAGCCGGTCGTGATAGACGGCTGGTACGACTGCGGCAAACCCGAAACGCTGCTTGAAACCAACCGCTATATACTGGACAGAAAAAAGTTTCCCGTGAAGGCCAAAAACTCGCTTATTATCCCGCCGGTTTATATAGCGCCCACGGCCAGGGTGTCCAATTCCATAATCGGGCCCTACGTTTCAATAGGCGAAGGCGCGGTAATAGATTCCTCCATTGTGTCCAACTCCATAATAAACGAGAACGCCTCAATAAAGGCCATGAACCTTCAGGATTCCCTTGTGGGGCCCAGCGCCGCGATAACCGGCAGAAAAGACCGGCTGAACGTCGGAGAGAATTCCGAGATAAAATTTGACAGATCCGTCTTAGGGTGA